One part of the Tunicatimonas pelagia genome encodes these proteins:
- the metG gene encoding methionine--tRNA ligase, with translation MTNARITVTAALPYANGPLHIGHIAGAYLPADIFVRYQRQQKRDIIFMSGSDEHGAAIMLRAKKEGISPREIIDKYHEQNKETFERFGISFDMYHRTSEPIHHQTSQEFFTTLYEKGEFTEQESEQYYDEEYQQFLADRYITGTCPVCGHPEAYGDQCENCGSSLSPTDLINPKSTLSGKTPVLKPTKHWYLPLDKYQPWLEEWLLKGKQGKWKPNVYGQCSSWLKAGLQPRAMTRDLDWGVDVPLPNTEGKKLYVWLDAPIGYISATKQWAQDNEKDWELYWKQQADEADNARLIHFIGKDNIVFHCIIFPAILHTHGEYILPENVPANEFLNLEGRKLSTSRNWAVWLHEYLDELPDKQDELRYTLCSIMPENKDSEFTWKDYQAKNNNELVAILGNFVNRTLVLTQKYFNGVVPPCHELQSIDEEVLHKLEDIPQKLATAIESFNFREAQNYMMELARTGNKYLADTEPWKAIKEDEKRVATILNISLQITASLSVVCQPFLPFTAQRLQQMLNFQSVNWNEAGKNNLLATEHTLEKPALLFQKVEDEWVEQQVAKLHQDDELTIDDLEPIAKFAPMKEEITYDDFVKLDMRVATILTAEKVKKSKKLLKMTLDTGLDQRTVLSGIAQHYEPEAIIGKQVCVLVNLAPRKMMGIESQGMILMAEDTDGKLLFIQPEGKIDDGSGIS, from the coding sequence ATGACCAACGCACGAATAACCGTCACCGCCGCACTACCTTACGCCAATGGCCCGTTGCACATTGGGCATATTGCCGGGGCGTACTTACCCGCCGATATTTTTGTCCGCTACCAGCGTCAGCAGAAACGCGACATAATTTTTATGAGTGGCAGTGATGAGCACGGGGCGGCCATTATGCTTCGGGCTAAAAAAGAAGGAATATCGCCTCGCGAGATTATTGATAAGTACCACGAGCAAAATAAGGAGACCTTCGAGCGTTTTGGTATTTCGTTTGATATGTACCACCGCACTTCCGAGCCTATCCACCACCAAACTTCCCAAGAGTTTTTTACCACCCTATATGAAAAAGGTGAATTTACCGAGCAGGAGTCGGAGCAGTACTACGACGAAGAATATCAACAGTTTCTGGCTGACCGCTACATTACCGGTACTTGCCCTGTTTGTGGTCATCCTGAGGCTTACGGCGACCAGTGCGAAAATTGTGGCTCATCACTTAGCCCTACTGACTTGATTAATCCCAAATCAACCCTGAGCGGAAAAACTCCGGTGCTGAAGCCCACTAAGCATTGGTACTTACCCCTTGATAAATATCAGCCCTGGCTAGAAGAGTGGTTACTTAAGGGTAAACAAGGCAAGTGGAAACCGAATGTATACGGACAATGTAGCTCCTGGCTGAAAGCCGGTTTACAACCTCGAGCCATGACCCGCGACCTAGATTGGGGCGTAGATGTTCCGTTACCCAACACCGAAGGGAAGAAGCTGTACGTATGGCTGGATGCTCCCATCGGCTACATTTCAGCGACCAAGCAGTGGGCGCAAGACAACGAAAAAGATTGGGAACTGTACTGGAAACAACAAGCTGACGAAGCAGACAACGCCCGCCTAATTCACTTCATCGGTAAAGATAATATCGTCTTCCACTGCATTATCTTCCCGGCTATTTTGCACACCCACGGTGAATACATTCTGCCCGAAAACGTGCCCGCCAACGAATTTCTGAACCTAGAAGGTCGTAAGCTATCTACCAGCCGAAACTGGGCGGTATGGCTACATGAATATTTAGATGAATTACCAGACAAACAGGATGAACTTCGCTACACTTTGTGTTCCATAATGCCAGAAAACAAGGATAGTGAGTTTACTTGGAAGGATTATCAGGCTAAGAACAACAATGAACTGGTAGCAATACTAGGCAACTTTGTTAACCGTACGCTAGTACTGACTCAGAAATACTTTAATGGGGTGGTTCCACCGTGCCACGAACTACAATCCATTGATGAAGAAGTTTTACATAAGCTTGAAGATATTCCTCAAAAACTAGCAACCGCTATTGAAAGCTTCAATTTCCGCGAAGCCCAAAATTATATGATGGAATTGGCTCGAACCGGAAACAAGTACCTAGCCGATACTGAACCTTGGAAGGCGATTAAGGAAGATGAAAAACGAGTAGCAACCATTTTGAATATTAGTTTACAAATCACTGCTAGCTTATCGGTGGTCTGTCAACCGTTTCTTCCTTTCACTGCCCAAAGGTTACAGCAAATGCTCAACTTTCAGTCAGTCAATTGGAATGAAGCCGGAAAAAACAATTTGCTAGCGACGGAACATACCTTAGAAAAGCCAGCATTGTTATTTCAGAAAGTTGAAGACGAATGGGTAGAGCAGCAAGTAGCTAAACTTCACCAAGATGATGAGCTTACCATTGACGACCTTGAACCTATCGCAAAATTTGCCCCTATGAAAGAAGAAATTACTTACGACGATTTTGTAAAACTGGATATGCGGGTGGCCACCATTCTGACCGCCGAGAAAGTAAAAAAATCTAAAAAGTTACTAAAGATGACTTTAGATACGGGTCTTGACCAACGCACCGTACTCAGTGGTATCGCTCAGCACTACGAACCCGAAGCGATCATTGGCAAGCAAGTTTGCGTGCTGGTAAATTTGGCTCCGCGCAAGATGATGGGAATTGAATCGCAGGGTATGATTCTGATGGCGGAGGATACGGATGGGAAGCTGCTATTCATCCAGCCCGAGGGGAAAATTGATGATGGCAGTGGGATTAGCTAG
- a CDS encoding POTRA domain-containing protein, translating into MRNWGKYIGWLWLGVLTFSVQAQTLPSDSSAIGAPVRTDSAQFLSDFITIDRIFVLGNRITKQSIIERELSISEGLTFPAYELNKLLKEDRKKLMNTRLFLDVDLHVVEIQPGQADVIIRVAERWYTVPTPYLALPAAVRNINVFLDDPDWNLLTYGIKFTQFNFRGRNERLAAIAQFGFTREFSIEYSIPYVDAAQKNGIEVGFSYSENRNTNYMTRDHRFQFSNNVLDAPLNPALREVIASLGWSYRPSYYNTHGITLSYSDALVADTVLGLNPDYFTHGDNRQQYFMLNYTARGDYRDFIGYPLKGYQWRTSVSKLGLGIFDHIDIFRVSGSYSHFLDLGKGFYFATSAYGYFSTPRFQPYANFRGLGYRGLWLRGYELDVIEGQSFVMNQNTIRKRIFDREFDFSRIIPIDQFNVIPLSIYLKGYIDQGYVSNTIPYEQSDRLSNRYLMGYGLGIDFVTFYDSVFRVEYSWKIDGTNGPYYSFRTAF; encoded by the coding sequence GTGCGGAACTGGGGTAAGTACATTGGTTGGTTATGGTTGGGAGTGCTTACGTTCTCGGTTCAGGCTCAAACGCTACCCTCCGATAGCTCAGCAATTGGGGCTCCCGTTCGTACCGATAGTGCTCAATTCCTATCTGATTTTATTACTATTGATCGAATTTTTGTACTTGGCAACCGCATTACTAAACAAAGTATTATTGAGCGGGAGCTGAGTATATCCGAAGGGCTAACATTTCCCGCCTACGAACTGAATAAATTACTCAAGGAAGATCGGAAAAAGCTGATGAATACTCGGCTCTTTCTAGATGTCGACCTGCACGTGGTGGAAATTCAGCCCGGTCAGGCTGATGTTATTATCCGGGTGGCTGAGCGCTGGTATACAGTACCTACTCCCTATCTGGCATTGCCAGCGGCTGTTAGAAATATCAATGTGTTTTTAGATGATCCCGATTGGAATTTACTAACCTACGGCATAAAGTTTACGCAATTTAATTTTCGGGGCCGGAACGAACGGTTGGCTGCTATTGCCCAATTCGGTTTCACCCGAGAGTTTTCCATAGAATATTCCATCCCTTATGTGGATGCTGCTCAAAAGAACGGAATTGAGGTGGGGTTTAGCTATTCTGAAAACCGGAATACTAACTATATGACCCGTGACCATAGATTTCAGTTTAGCAACAATGTGCTAGATGCCCCGCTCAACCCTGCTTTACGAGAGGTGATTGCCTCGCTGGGTTGGAGCTATCGCCCTAGCTATTATAACACCCACGGAATTACTCTCTCCTACTCCGATGCGCTGGTGGCCGATACGGTGCTGGGACTAAACCCTGACTACTTTACCCACGGTGATAATCGGCAGCAGTACTTTATGCTTAATTATACCGCCCGTGGCGACTATCGAGATTTTATTGGCTATCCGCTAAAGGGATACCAATGGCGAACCTCGGTGAGCAAACTAGGGCTGGGAATATTTGACCACATTGATATTTTTCGAGTTTCAGGATCGTACAGTCACTTTCTTGATTTGGGCAAGGGGTTTTACTTTGCTACCTCGGCCTACGGCTACTTTAGTACTCCGCGCTTTCAGCCCTACGCTAACTTCCGGGGGTTGGGCTACCGGGGCTTGTGGTTGCGGGGCTATGAGCTGGATGTTATTGAGGGGCAGTCTTTTGTGATGAATCAGAATACCATTCGGAAACGCATCTTCGACCGGGAGTTCGACTTTTCCCGCATTATTCCTATCGATCAGTTCAACGTGATTCCGCTCAGTATTTATTTGAAGGGGTACATTGATCAAGGCTACGTGAGTAATACCATTCCGTACGAGCAAAGTGACCGCCTATCCAATCGCTACCTGATGGGTTATGGGCTGGGCATCGACTTCGTTACTTTTTATGATTCGGTATTCCGCGTAGAGTACTCCTGGAAGATAGATGGCACCAATGGGCCGTATTACAGTTTTCGGACGGCCTTTTAG
- a CDS encoding cupin-like domain-containing protein: MALDYNHPIDIIEDIDLRHFEENYLIPQKPVILRGLLKGTKAYDEWNFEYFKRVAGELTIGVFENRESDLDKTMKVPHRKMKFADYLDLIATTPTDLRIHLWNIFKDCPQLMDDFEFPPINTTFLKGFPYMFFGGQGSIARMHQDIDMSNVFLTQFEGKRRVVLFAPEYSHLLYRYPLNVHTGVNVAKPDYERFPGLSYVKGFECEIKHGDTLFMPGEYWHYIEYTEGGFGMSLRSLNPHLSKRFKGLMNISVRQAVDWSMRKAMGDQWFETKQQIADRRANNAIRKATKEESELIPQ, encoded by the coding sequence ATGGCACTTGACTATAATCATCCTATCGACATTATTGAAGATATTGATCTTCGTCATTTTGAAGAAAACTACCTTATTCCGCAGAAGCCGGTTATTCTGCGTGGGTTGCTGAAAGGAACCAAAGCCTACGATGAGTGGAACTTTGAGTACTTTAAGCGCGTGGCGGGCGAGCTAACCATTGGGGTTTTTGAAAACCGGGAATCTGACCTGGACAAAACCATGAAGGTGCCCCACCGCAAAATGAAGTTTGCTGATTACTTAGATCTGATCGCTACCACTCCTACCGACTTGCGGATTCATCTGTGGAATATCTTTAAAGACTGCCCGCAACTGATGGACGACTTTGAGTTTCCACCCATCAACACTACGTTTTTAAAAGGCTTTCCTTATATGTTCTTCGGCGGTCAAGGCTCAATAGCCCGGATGCACCAAGATATTGATATGTCGAACGTTTTTCTAACTCAGTTTGAAGGCAAACGTCGCGTGGTGCTATTTGCCCCGGAATACTCTCACTTGCTGTATCGTTACCCATTAAACGTACATACTGGAGTGAACGTGGCCAAGCCAGACTACGAGCGTTTTCCCGGTCTAAGTTACGTGAAAGGCTTTGAGTGCGAAATCAAACACGGCGACACCCTCTTTATGCCCGGCGAATACTGGCACTACATTGAGTACACCGAAGGTGGTTTTGGCATGAGTCTGCGCTCACTAAATCCACATCTTTCTAAGCGCTTTAAGGGGTTGATGAATATTAGTGTCCGTCAGGCGGTAGACTGGTCTATGCGGAAAGCAATGGGCGATCAGTGGTTTGAGACTAAGCAACAGATAGCTGACCGTCGCGCCAATAACGCTATTCGTAAGGCTACCAAAGAAGAATCAGAATTAATTCCACAGTAA